The Enhydrobacter sp. sequence TCAGAGACACCTCTCGTCGTCCGCCTAGGGCCTGTTGAGATTTGGGATTGAACTAAACCGCTGGCGCGGTGTTTGGGGTTCTGTATTGGCGTGAGAGCGCTCCTGTCTGAAGGATTGCGGGTTGTCGAAGCCCACCCTTGCAGACAGGAGAACCCCGATGGCCGAGTTGAGCCCTCTTCGCCGCCGCATGACCGAGGATATGACGGTCCGCAATCTGTCGCCGGCGACGCAACGATCGTACCTCCATGCGGTGGCGAAGTTCAGCCAGTATTTTGGTTGCTCGCCGGATCGATTGGATATCGAAGATGTGCGCACCTATCAGGTGCAGCTGGTTGCCCGCGGCATCTCCTGGCCGGCACTCAATCAGATCGTCTGTGCGCTGCGCTTCTTCTACGGCGTGACGCTGGGGCGGAGCGAACTGCCGGAGCGCATCCCGTATGCGCGCGAGCCTCGCAAGCTGCCGTTGGTGCTGAGTGCGGACGAGGTTGTCCGCTTTCTTGAAGCGGTGCCTGGCTTGAAGAGCCGCACGGCGCTGACCACGGCGTATGCCGCCGGGCTGCGGGCCTCGGAGGCGGTGCGGCTGAAGGTCAGCGATATCGACAGCAGCCGGATGATGATCCGGATCGAAGAGGGCAAGGGTGCCAAGGACCGCTATGCCATGCTGTCGCCGCAGCTGCTGACGATCTTGCGAGGTTACTGGCGCCTGGTGCAGCCGCCCCATTGGCTGTTCCCTGGCCGTGATGAGAACCGGCCGATCGATCCGCAAGTCCTGCATGCCGCCTGCCGTTCAGCCTGCAAGGCAGCGGGCTTGGCCAAGCGGGTGACGGTGCACACGCTGCGCCACAGCTTTGCGACTCACCTGCTGGAGGCTGGCACCGACATCCGCATCATCCAGGTCCTGCTCGGCCACAGCAACCTGTCGACGACCGCTCGCTACACCCGAGTGGCTTCCACGACGATACGCAACACGGCCAGCCCGCTCGACCGGCTGCGCCTGGACGTGGTGCCGCCCGGCTGACGGGCACACCTCGTGGCACCTGGGCTGGAGGTGGCGGAGATCTTCCGCCGCCACGGCGAAGCCTATCGTCGAGCCTATGCCGGTCACCTCGGACTGACCGAGCGACGCGTCATGAGCGCCATCGAGCTCTGCCGGACGGCGGCACTTGGCGGTCATGTCGAGCATTGTGCGGACTGTGGGCTGGTCCGCATCGCCTACAACTCGTGCCGCAACCGGCACTGTCCCAAGTGCCAGGGCCTGGCCCGTGCCGCGTGGCTGGCGGAGCGGCAAGCCGAGTTGCTGCCGGTGCCGTACTTCCACGTCGTGTTCACCCTGCCGGCTGCGGCGGCCGAGATCGCCTTCCAGAACAAGGCGACCGTCTATGCCATCCTGTTCCGGGCGGCTGCCGAGACGCTGTGCACGATCGCCGCCAATCCACGCCACCTGGGTGCCGAGATCGGCGTGGTCGCGGTTCTGCATACCTGGGGTCAGAACCTGCAGCATCACCCCCATGTCCACTGCGTCGTTCCCGCCGGCGGGCTGTCGCCCGATGGCACGCGTTGGGTTGCCTGCCGGCCGGGCTTCTTCCTGCCCGTGCGCGTGCTCTCGCGGTTCTTCCGGCGGCTGTTCCTGGAGAAGCTTCGCACGGCATTCGACGCCGGTGACCTCGGCTTCTACGGTGATCTCGCCGGCCTGGCCGATCAGGCCGGCTTCGAGCGGCGTCTCGACGAGCTGCGCCAGCTCGAGTGGGTCGTCTATGCCAAGCCACCCTTCGGCCACCCCGACCAGGTCCTCGCCTATCTCGGCCGCTACACCCATCGCGTGGCCATTGCCAACAGTCGGCTTGTCAGCCTCGAGCAGGGACAGGTCAGCTTCCGCTGGCGGGATTACCGACGCCACGGCAAGGCCAAGATGATGACCCTTGCCGCCAGCGAGTTCATCCGCCGCTTCCTCTTGCATACCCTGCCAGACGGCTTCCACCGCATCCGCCATTATGGCTTCCTGGCCAATGGCCATCGCCGCGCCAAGCTCGTTCACTGCCGACAGCTTCTCGCCGCCCCAACTCCTGAGTCTCCTACGCCAGCCGACTACCGCGAGCGCTATCGACAGCTCACTGGTCGTTCTCTCGACCTCTGCCCATGCTGTGGTGGCACCATGGTGCTGCTCGGGCCGCTGCCGCGCCCTGCTCGACAACGCTTGCTCAGCTGGTTCGACAGTTCATGAGACGCCATCGTTCTGTCGCCATCATCCAAACCCGCACAGCGTTCCATCAGTCGATGGGCGCTCGCCCTTGCGCGCAGGCGCCGATCCTGCACCTCGTCAGCGCGTCGTCCTCGCCGCTGGCGCGGCGATGGCCGCCGCCTGCGCCGCTCCAAACCCGCCTTCCACCGCGTCACCGTCCCCGCCTGCTGTCGCATTCGTCTGCCACTATCGCGGCGGCCTCGACACAATACCCATAGCTCGTGGGTTCCCAGCGGTTCAGTTCAATCCGGCTTCAATGAGGTCGCGACCTGCTGTGACCCAACCATCGGCCTGCGCGACCTCACAGAAGCCTCTAGATTCCCCGGAGAGCTCGAATGTGATTCAAGCTTGCGATGGATCATCTTTTACTGACCGACGCCCAATGGGCGAAGAGGAAACCGCACTGCCTGGGCAAGCTTTCGGACCCCGGGCGCAGCGGGAGTGACAACCGCCGCTTCATCGAGGCGGTGCTGTGGATCGTGCGGACCGGCAGCCCGTGGCGGGATCTGCCGGCCTTCTTCGGCAAGTGGAACACGGTCTTCAAGCGCTACCGCGACTGGACCAAAGCCGATGTCTTCAAGCGGCTTTTCGAGGCCTGCTCCGACGCGCCGGACATGGAGTACGCCATGGTCGACGCCACCATCGTCAAGGTCCATCGCCACGGACAGGGCGCAAAAGGGGGACTCAGAGCCAGGCCATAGGCCGCTCCAAGGGCGGCATGACCACCAAGATCCTGGCGCTGACCGATGCGCTGGGCAATCTCGTGCGCTTCGTCCTGCTGCCCGGCCAGCGCTTCGACACCATCGGCGTGCCGCCGCTGATCGACAGGCTGGCGTTCGGCGGCCTGATCGCCGATATGGCCTTCGACAGCAATGCCATCATCGCCGACCTCGACCAGCGCGGCGCCAAGGTCGTGATTGCCCAGCACCCACGGCGCACTTCCTCTCTGCCCATCGGCCCCGAACTCTACAAATGGCGACACCTGATCGAAAACTTCTTCAGCAAGCTCAAGGAGTTCAAACGCATCGCCATGCGCGCCGACAAAACCGACCAAAGCTTCGCCGCAGCCATCTACCTCGCCGCCGCCGTGATAAACTCACGATGATTCTCAACAGGCCCTAGTCTAGGCGCTCCCCACAAGTCCTCGCCTTTCCCCATCATCGCCAGTGGCGCATTTCGGCGAGCTTAAGCTGGCAGATTTCCGGTCTATCTGTAAGGCAACCATAAGGACCGTCACTTGCCCGACACACGTCAAGGCACTCCTCGACGGACCTCGACGGCGGGATACGGCGGTCCGATCGAGAACTTTGGCGAACTTCCTTGCGCGGGCGACAAGCGCGCACCGACAAGCGAAGTACGAGCCGTTCCCCTTCACTCGCAGATAGCTGGGTTCGGGGTCGCCTGCTTGAGATAGGCGATCAGGTCGGCGCGCTCCTGCGGATCCTTGACGCCGGCATAGCCCATCTTGGTGCCAGGGACCGCCTTCATCGGATTCTCCAGGAAATGGTCGAGCGTCTTCTTGTTCCAGATCACGCCGTAGTTCTTCATAGCCTTGGAGTAGGAGTAGTCTTTCAGCGAGCCGGCCTTGCGGCCGAATAGGCCGCACTGGCGCGGTCCGACGCGGTTGTGCTCCAGCGAATGGCAGGCGAGGCAGCGGTGATAGACCTCCTCGCCGCGCTTGGGATCGCCGGTCGCGGCGACGGCGGCCCGCTCGATAGGCAGTCCGGCGATGAGGAACGCAAGAAGGCTGGCCGCAACGAAAGCTCTCATGGACGGCGATCCCGGACTGGAATCAGGAGACGAAGGCGTCGGGCACGGGATTCTGGCCCAGCGCCTGGCGCAGCACGGCCCAGTGCATCGCCTCGTCGCCCAGGATCGAGGCGGCGGCCTTGGCCAGCTCGCGATCGGTGAGGATCGGAACGGCGCCGAGATAGGCGCTGACCGCACCCTTTTCGAGCGTCGCGGCAAAGCCCAGCACGTCGGCCTCGGTCTTGAGCTTGTCCTTGGGGAAGCCGTAGTCCTTGAGCGGTGTCGCCGGCTTGCCGCCCAGCTTCTGCACCGCCTTGGCGAGCGCCGCAGCGTGTTGCTTGTGATGGCCCTGGAATTGGACCGCCAGCGCCAGCACGGGCTTCTGCAGGAGGCCGGAGTCGGCGCCGAGCTGGTAGGCGGCGATCGCCTGCTGCTCGGCGCCGAGCGCCGAGTTCAGGATCGTGACGTCGTTGTTGGCGGTCTGCGCCGAAGCGGTGCCGATGAGGGCCAGCTTCTCGTTGCCGGCCAGCAGGGCGATGGCGGTCGCCGACAAGCTGAGCTTGCCGAACCCGGAAAAGAAACCTCTGCGACTGGCCGGAGCCAGCTCGGTATGTTGATTGACGACAGGCATACTGCTCTCCTCGAGCTTGGGCAAATGATGACGCGTCTCTTCTCGCATGGGTTCATATTGGAGGAAGGGATGCAGCGCGATAGGCTCGGAAACTACCGAGGTCGGGTGACCTGCCCCCCGTTTCTTATCGGTCAGCAGGTTGAGCCTGTTCCGCTTCTGCCCTCTCAGTTGGCGGTGTAATTGGACGGGGCGCGAAGCCCCGGTCGCGCAGCGTCCCGTCCCGTTACTCTTCGGGTCTGCGCGTAGCGCATACCGCCGGAGGCAACCTGTCCAACCGATCATCCTTCGCTATCGACCAGCGAATAGACCAGGCCACGCTTCGTGGGCCGAGAAAACTACCTGAGGAGTCTAGGTATTTTCCGAGCCTGTCCGCGCAATTTGTTCACCAATATCTTCTCGAGCCTATTGGCAGGAGGACCCAGGTGAAGGGTTGGATTATAGTGGCGCGCCGAGTACGGTATCAGGGGCCTCCGATCCATCCCCCGCTCGTGGCATTCCAAATCGCCCTTCTGGTGGGGCGCGCTCGCGGCACTACCTCGTCTCGTATGGATCATTCTCTCGGCGATCGTAGTTGCTCTCTTCCTCGCCAGCGGATGGCTAGGACGAGAGCTCGTCTTCCGACACCGCGTTGGCATCATGAACAACACCGGTGAGCTGAACGATTGATCGGCGATGACACGTAGGGCTTCGGTTGCGCGATATCTTTTTCCGGGTTGAAGGTGGGTTGAAATGTCAGAAGCGCAGAAGAGGCGCATGGTTCGCGAAGCCGTCGGCATCTTCAAAGACGCCGATACTCTCCAGGCTGCTATCGACGAACTGCTCCAGTCGGGCTTCCATCGCGCCGAGTTAAGCCTTCTCGCCAGCGAACAGGCGGTTGAGGAGAAACTCGGCCACCGGTATCGAAAAGTCAGCTCGCTTGCAGATGATCGGACGATCCCTCGAGCGGCTTACGTCTCACCCGAAGCTATCGGAGGAGCAGAAGGCGCGCTTATTGGTGTACTCAGCTATGTGGGTGCAGTGGCGGCGGCGGGAGCCATTGTCGCGTCCGGCGGCACGCTTACTGCCATTATCGTAGGTGCGGCGCTGACGGGGGGCGCCGGAGGTCTTATCGGCTCGGTTCTCGCCAAGTGGGTCGGCGAAGACCATGCCCATCATTTGCAGCAGCACCTGGATCATGGCGGCCTACTGTTGTGGGTACACGCAAGGACCCAGGCAAACGAAGAGCGTGCCATTAGCATCCTCAAAAAGCATTCCGGTGAACAGGTTCACATCCATGCACTTCCGGAAGCGGTATAGGCAAACAGAGATCGTCGGATCTTCGTGAGTGAATACCCCTAGGACCGTTGAGTGAAACGTCAACCGGGGACAGGCATTTCGACAGGAGATGCTGGTTATCGCTTTCGTGAACGGCACACGAGTGGGTGACGATGAACATGCGCCCTACACGACGCGTAACATGCCCCTGACGAGGAGTCTCACATGATTGATCTCCGCCAACGTCTGGATTTTCCCGCCGCGCCATCGAGCACATTTCATTCTCTTCCTCTATTCGAGAAGAAAGGGATCGGGCGCATTTCACGACTACCAGTAAGTCTTCGCATTCTCCTTGAATCGGTCCTCCGCAACCTCGATGGCCAGCGCATCCGAGAGGAAGACGTCGAAACTCTGGCGCATTGGCAACCAAATGCCGACCGGACAGCTGAGGTGCCTTTTATCGTCGGACGTGTATTGCTCCAGGACTTTACAGGCGTTCCACTTCTTGTCGACCTCGCTGCGATGCGCTCCGCCATCACCCGGCGCGGCGGCGACATTTTGCGTGTACAGCCAGTCGTTCCCGTCGATCTTGTTGTCGACCACTCGGTGCAGGTCGACTATTTCGGGCGATCCGACGCAGTCCGTCTCAATATGGAGATCGAGTTCCGCCGCAATAGCGAACGCTACCAGTTCCTAAAATGGGGGGCACAGGCGTTCAACAATCTGCGAATCGTCCCACCAGGCTTTGGTATCTGCCATCAGGTGAATCTGGAGTTCCTTGCGCGCGGCATCCTCGAGAAGGACGGGACGCTCTACCCCGACACGCTGGTCGGCACCGACTCGCACACCACGATGATCAACGGGCTCGGCGTCGTAGGCTGGGGCGTCGGCGGCATCGAGGCCGAGGCGGCGATGCTCGGCCAGCCCGTATACATCCTCCTGCCCGACGTGGTGGGAGTGCACCTGCACGGTCAACTGCGCGAGGGCGCGACTGCCACAGACCTGGTGCTGCGCATCACCGAGTTGTTGCGCCAGGCGCGCGTAGTTGGAAAGTTCGTGGAATTTCATGGCGAGGGCGCTGCAACGCTGTCTGTGCCGGACCGCGCTACGATCGGAAACATGGCCCCTGAATACGGCGCGACGATCGGCTACTTTCCCGTTGATGAGCAATCATGCCGGTACCTCAGGGTAACCGGCCGAAGCGACTCGCATGTGGAGGCGGTGCGCCGATATTTCCAGGCGCAGGGATTGTTCGGGATGCCGGCGCGAGGTCAATGCGATTACACTTCGGTCCTGGACGTCAATCTTTCCGAAATCGAACCATCGGTTGCGGGTCCCAAGAGGCCACAGGATCGAATCGCATTGGGCCAGCTCAAGCAGAAGTTCCTGACGTTGATCACTGATCCCGATGGTTATGGCAGGTCCGAAGCCGAACTAGCTCGCAGCGTCCCGGTGCAGCTCGGGACCATGGCAAGACCACACCCGGGCGGTGGCACGCAATCGACCGAAACGCTCCCAGATGGTCACGAAACGAATACCAACACACTCACTGAGACGGAGATGGTCAACAACCGGCCGACGCCAAACCGGCCCGGCGACGCAGAGCGACTGCGTGCTGAAACGTTGATTTGCGAGCTCTCTCATGGCGACGTCGTAATCGCGGCCATCACCTCATGCACCAACACCTCGAACCCGATAGTGATGCTCTCCGCTGGTCTCCTGGCGAAGAAAGCTGTCGAGCGTGGGCTCAGCGTCAAGCCATGGGTAAAGACGTCACTCGCACCTGGATCGCGCATCGTGAGTGAGTACCTCAGCAAGACCGGCCTGCAGCCGTTCCTCGACCATTTGGGCTTCAATCTTGTCGGATTCGGGTGCACGACATGCATCGGAAATTCCGGACCGTTGGACCGACAAATCGAGGAAGCACTCACCAAACGCGACATCATCGGCGCCAGCATCCTCTCGGGGAATCGGAACTTCGAAGCGCGCATTCATCAAAGTGTGAAGGCAAATTTTCTGATGAGCCCACCGTTGGTGGTCGCGTTTGCCATCGCCGGACGGATCGATATCGATCTCACGCGCGAACCACTCGCTGTCATCGACGGGCGCGAGGTTCATCTGCGCGACGTGTGGCCGACCGCGGAAGAGATCGAAGCACTCCTCGGAAGCGCGTTCGATCCAGTCGAGTACACGAAAGTTTATGCCGATTATGCCCGCCAGAATTCCCTGTGGACCCAAATACCCGCCGCTGTGGGGACCGCTTACGAATGGAATCCGGCGTCAATGTACATTCGTGAACCGCCATACTTCGATCCATCCATGGCAGCCACCGAGCCCGCGAGGTTCTCAGCTGCGCGCGCCCTTGCCATCTTCGACGACTCAATTACGACAGATCATATTAGCCCGGCTGGCGCGATCAAACCGGCATCACCAGCCGGCAGTTATTTGCGTGATCACGATATCCCAGTCGAGGACTTCAACAGCTATGGCGCGCGTCGCGGTAACCACGAAGTCATGGTTCGCGGGACCTTCGCCAACGTCCGCATCCGGAACCTTATGGTTCCGAGCGTCGAAGGTGGTTTCACCAGCCACCAGCCTAGTGGCGAGCGCATGAGCATCTACGACGCGGCTGAGCGCTACCGTACGGAGGGGGTGCCTTTAATCGTGATTGCCGGACAGGACTACGGTGCGGGCAGCTCGCGTGACTGGGCTGCGAAAGGTACGCGTCTGCTCGGTGTGCGCGCGGTGATTGCCAGCGGCTTCGAGCGGATCCATCGATCCAATCTCATTGGCATGGGCGTTTTGCCTTGCCAGTTCCCCGAGGGCGTTAGCGCACGCACGCTCGCACTCGATGGCACAGAGCGATTTGATCTAGAGCTGGAAGCTCTTCCACATCCACACCAGTCGGCAATCCTGCATATTGAACGTCGCGATGGCTTGCGCGAATCCATATCGCTCGTGGTCCGAATCGACACGCCAATCGAGGCCGCATACTTCTCTGGGCGCGGAATTCTCCCTTTCATGCTTGAGCAATTACTCGCGCAGTCAACGGGGCACAGAGGGCCACCGACGCGGCAGCCGACGAAAGGTTAGTACTGAGGAACCGATGGTGATGTTGCGGAAACTAACGGCAAACCCTGTCAAGGATCACCCCTTCGTCATCAAGTTGAACCGCTCGATACCACTCGATGACGACGATCTCGCGGCGCTGGCCCACCTGCTGGGGCGCAAGATCGTCGTGAAGAAGGCGAAAGACATTATCGTCGAAGGTTACGGGTACAAAGCGTTACATATTGTCGAGCGTGGATTTGCTATCCGATACAAGCTCTTGCACAATGGCAAGCGTCAGATCGTGAATATCATTCTGCCGGGCGACATCATCGGTTTTCCAGCATGCTTCTATGAATACGCGGTCTTTTCGGTCACAGCTGTCGACAAAATGGATCTGCATTACGTTCCGCTCGACGCGTTTACCGATGTCTGTTTGAAGAGAGCGAACATAGCAACGGCGCTCCTTTGGTTCGCTGCACGGGAAGCAGCGATTTACGCCGAACATATCACCGATACCGGACGCCGAGAGCCACTCATGAGGCTCGCGCACTTTCTGCTGGAGATGCTGACCCGCCTTCAGGCCGTCGGATATGCTTCTGAGAACTCTTTTGAAATGCCGCTTTCGCAGGAAGGTATCGGCGATGTCGTGGGGCTGAGCGCCCCGCATGTCAATCGCATGCTTGCCGAACTTAAGAGCGAAGGATTGATCGCCATGAACAGGCACGAGGTAAAGATTCTGGACAGGGCTGCGCTACAGATCCTTGGAGAGTTCCACCCTGCCTACCTTGTACGGAGCCCAATTCGCGATCGGCTGCGTTGACGGCCTCTCAGGTGTAGAGGAGGCCGACCCAGTTGGTCCCGCAGTCCGCGAGCCACTATGAGAACCTGTCGAGCGGCGCTACGACGACGTCCAAACTTTGCTATAGCAATCGTGTTCGGACGATAGAGTAGATGACTACTGGTGGACCAGGCTCGCTCGGCTTTTCATCAGCGTCAAGTCGCGCCTGCGCTTGACGAAAGCGGCCGATGGTTGCTTCCCGAAGCATCGCACAGAGTGATACTGTTATGACTTGATTGAACTAAACCGCTGGCGCGGTGTTTGGGGTTCTGTATTGGCGTGAGAGCGCTCCTGTCTGAAGGATTGCGGGTTGTCGAAGCCCACCCTTGCAGACAGGAGAACCCCGATGGCCGAGTTGAGCCCTCTTCGCCGCCGCATGACCGAGGATATGACGGTCCGCAATCTGTCGCCGGCGACGCAACGATCGTACCTCCATGCGGTGGCGAAGTTCAGCCAGTATTTTGGTTGCTCGCCGGATCGATTGGATATCGAAGATGTGCGCACCTATCAGGTGCAGCTGGTTGCCCGCGGCATCTCCTGGCCGGCACTCAATCAGATCGTCTGTGCGCTGCGCTTCTTCTACGGCGTGACGCTGGGGCGGAGCGAACTGCCGGAGCGCATCCCGTATGCGCGCGAGCCTCGCAAGCTGCCGTTGGTGCTGAGTGCGGACGAGGTTGTCCGCTTTCTTGAAGCGGTGCCTGGCTTGAAGAGCCGCACGGCGCTGACCACGGCGTATGCCGCCGGGCTGCGGGCCTCGGAGGCGGTGCGGCTGAAGGTCAGCGATATCGACAGCAGCCGGATGATGATCCGGATCGAAGAGGGCAAGGGTGCCAAGGACCGCTATGCCATGCTGTCGCCGCAGCTGCTGACGATCTTGCGAGGTTACTGGCGCCTGGTGCAGCCGCCCCATTGGCTGTTCCCTGGCCGTGATGAGAACCGGCCGATCGATCCGCAAGTCCTGCATGCCGCCTGCCGTTCAGCCTGCAAGGCAGCGGGCTTGGCCAAGCGGGTGACGGTGCACACGCTGCGCCACAGCTTTGCGACTCACCTGCTGGAGGCTGGCACCGACATCCGCATCATCCAGGTCCTGCTCGGCCACAGCAACCTGTCGACGACCGCTCGCTACACCCGAGTGGCTTCCACGACGATACGCAACACGGCCAGCCCGCTCGACCGGCTGCGCCTGGACGTGGTGCCGCCCGGCTGACGGGCACACCTCGTGGCACCTGGGCTGGAGGTGGCGGAGATCTTCCGCCGCCACGGCGAAGCCTATCGTCGAGCCTATGCCGGTCACCTCGGACTGACCGAGCGACGCGTCATGAGCGCCATCGAGCTCTGCCGGACGGCGGCACTTGGCGGTCATGTCGAGCATTGTGCGGACTGTGGGCTGGTCCGCATCGCCTACAACTCGTGCCGCAACCGGCACTGTCCCAAGTGCCAGGGCCTGGCCCGTGCCGCGTGGCTGGCGGAGCGGCAAGCCGAGTTGCTGCCGGTGCCGTACTTCCACGTCGTGTTCACCCTGCCGGCTGCGGCGGCCGAGATCGCCTTCCAGAACAAGGCGACCGTCTATGCCATCCTGTTCCGGGCGGCTGCCGAGACGCT is a genomic window containing:
- a CDS encoding IS91 family transposase, which produces MAPGLEVAEIFRRHGEAYRRAYAGHLGLTERRVMSAIELCRTAALGGHVEHCADCGLVRIAYNSCRNRHCPKCQGLARAAWLAERQAELLPVPYFHVVFTLPAAAAEIAFQNKATVYAILFRAAAETLCTIAANPRHLGAEIGVVAVLHTWGQNLQHHPHVHCVVPAGGLSPDGTRWVACRPGFFLPVRVLSRFFRRLFLEKLRTAFDAGDLGFYGDLAGLADQAGFERRLDELRQLEWVVYAKPPFGHPDQVLAYLGRYTHRVAIANSRLVSLEQGQVSFRWRDYRRHGKAKMMTLAASEFIRRFLLHTLPDGFHRIRHYGFLANGHRRAKLVHCRQLLAAPTPESPTPADYRERYRQLTGRSLDLCPCCGGTMVLLGPLPRPARQRLLSWFDSS
- a CDS encoding Crp/Fnr family transcriptional regulator, which translates into the protein MVMLRKLTANPVKDHPFVIKLNRSIPLDDDDLAALAHLLGRKIVVKKAKDIIVEGYGYKALHIVERGFAIRYKLLHNGKRQIVNIILPGDIIGFPACFYEYAVFSVTAVDKMDLHYVPLDAFTDVCLKRANIATALLWFAAREAAIYAEHITDTGRREPLMRLAHFLLEMLTRLQAVGYASENSFEMPLSQEGIGDVVGLSAPHVNRMLAELKSEGLIAMNRHEVKILDRAALQILGEFHPAYLVRSPIRDRLR
- a CDS encoding tyrosine-type recombinase/integrase, which codes for MAELSPLRRRMTEDMTVRNLSPATQRSYLHAVAKFSQYFGCSPDRLDIEDVRTYQVQLVARGISWPALNQIVCALRFFYGVTLGRSELPERIPYAREPRKLPLVLSADEVVRFLEAVPGLKSRTALTTAYAAGLRASEAVRLKVSDIDSSRMMIRIEEGKGAKDRYAMLSPQLLTILRGYWRLVQPPHWLFPGRDENRPIDPQVLHAACRSACKAAGLAKRVTVHTLRHSFATHLLEAGTDIRIIQVLLGHSNLSTTARYTRVASTTIRNTASPLDRLRLDVVPPG
- a CDS encoding cytochrome c family protein, which codes for MRAFVAASLLAFLIAGLPIERAAVAATGDPKRGEEVYHRCLACHSLEHNRVGPRQCGLFGRKAGSLKDYSYSKAMKNYGVIWNKKTLDHFLENPMKAVPGTKMGYAGVKDPQERADLIAYLKQATPNPAICE
- a CDS encoding ferritin-like domain-containing protein, whose amino-acid sequence is MPVVNQHTELAPASRRGFFSGFGKLSLSATAIALLAGNEKLALIGTASAQTANNDVTILNSALGAEQQAIAAYQLGADSGLLQKPVLALAVQFQGHHKQHAAALAKAVQKLGGKPATPLKDYGFPKDKLKTEADVLGFAATLEKGAVSAYLGAVPILTDRELAKAAASILGDEAMHWAVLRQALGQNPVPDAFVS
- a CDS encoding aconitate hydratase, which codes for MIDLRQRLDFPAAPSSTFHSLPLFEKKGIGRISRLPVSLRILLESVLRNLDGQRIREEDVETLAHWQPNADRTAEVPFIVGRVLLQDFTGVPLLVDLAAMRSAITRRGGDILRVQPVVPVDLVVDHSVQVDYFGRSDAVRLNMEIEFRRNSERYQFLKWGAQAFNNLRIVPPGFGICHQVNLEFLARGILEKDGTLYPDTLVGTDSHTTMINGLGVVGWGVGGIEAEAAMLGQPVYILLPDVVGVHLHGQLREGATATDLVLRITELLRQARVVGKFVEFHGEGAATLSVPDRATIGNMAPEYGATIGYFPVDEQSCRYLRVTGRSDSHVEAVRRYFQAQGLFGMPARGQCDYTSVLDVNLSEIEPSVAGPKRPQDRIALGQLKQKFLTLITDPDGYGRSEAELARSVPVQLGTMARPHPGGGTQSTETLPDGHETNTNTLTETEMVNNRPTPNRPGDAERLRAETLICELSHGDVVIAAITSCTNTSNPIVMLSAGLLAKKAVERGLSVKPWVKTSLAPGSRIVSEYLSKTGLQPFLDHLGFNLVGFGCTTCIGNSGPLDRQIEEALTKRDIIGASILSGNRNFEARIHQSVKANFLMSPPLVVAFAIAGRIDIDLTREPLAVIDGREVHLRDVWPTAEEIEALLGSAFDPVEYTKVYADYARQNSLWTQIPAAVGTAYEWNPASMYIREPPYFDPSMAATEPARFSAARALAIFDDSITTDHISPAGAIKPASPAGSYLRDHDIPVEDFNSYGARRGNHEVMVRGTFANVRIRNLMVPSVEGGFTSHQPSGERMSIYDAAERYRTEGVPLIVIAGQDYGAGSSRDWAAKGTRLLGVRAVIASGFERIHRSNLIGMGVLPCQFPEGVSARTLALDGTERFDLELEALPHPHQSAILHIERRDGLRESISLVVRIDTPIEAAYFSGRGILPFMLEQLLAQSTGHRGPPTRQPTKG